GGTCGCCGATCTTGTAACCCCGCGTGCCGGCGTGTTCGTCTTCCGAGCCGAAGAATTTATGGGTCTGCTTGATGAGCTGACCTCCGAGCTGGAGGTCGCTGTCGACGAGGGTGACCTGCGCTCCCTGGGAGGCCGCCTCGAGGGCCGCCGAGAGTCCCGCCGGACCGCCGCCGATGACCAGGACTTCTGTCGTCTTCATCTTCAGCCGCCCCCCTATTCTTCGGCCAGGGCCACGACGCCCCGCCCGTGCTGCGTTTCCACTTTCATGCCCGCCTTCAGCGGCGTCACACAGGTCCGCACGTTGGGGACTCCGTCGACGACCATGAAGCAGGACGAACATTTTCCGATGGCGCAGAAGAAGCCTCGGGGCTCCTTGCGCTCCGGCGTCACACGGTAGATCCGCACGCCGTTGGCATGAAGCGCCGCCGCGATCGGCTCTCCCTCGAATCCCTTCAGCTCCTTGCCGTCGAAGCTGAAACTCACCTCTTGGGCATGGCTGAACTCCAGGATCGGATGCTGCTTGATCAGTTCCATCGTAGAGGACACCTCCTAGATGCAGGCCGGTTCGAAGAAGAGGTCGTTCTCTTCGAAGCGGGTGAAGCGGAAACGGTGGACGTCGATGAAGGGCTTTTCGCCGTTGACGAACTCGGCCATGATCCGACCCACGGAGGGGCCGAACTGGAGACCGTGTCCGCTCCAGCCGCAGTCGAGGTAGAATCCCTCGACGGGCGTGGGACCGACGATCGCCTGAAAGTCGGGCGTGTTGTCGTAGGGCCCCGTCCACTGGCGGACGATACGCACGCCCGAGAGGATGGGCATCTTGGCGATGACCCGCGTCGTCACCTCTTCCAGGAAGGGCCAGCCCGATTCGTAGGAGGTGTCCTTGGCCTCTTCCGGGTTGCCCCAGCCGAACATGAAGGTCCCGTTGGGGCACTGCTTCCAGTAGCTGCCGTCGTCGAGGCAGAGCGTCATGGGATGGCGCATGCGCTCGACGGGCTCGGTGATGAGGATCTGGTGCCGCTCGGGCTCGATGGGAACCTCGAGACCGACCCACCTGCCCACGTCGACGCTCCAGGGTCCGGCGCAGCAGACGACGGAATCGGCCTCCCAGTCGCCTTGGCTCGTGTGGACGCCGGCGGCCCTGCCGTTTTTCATGATGATCCCCGTGACGGAGGTCTTCTTGTGGATCGCGGCGCCGAGGCGTTTGGCGGCGTCGGCATAGGCGAAGCAGAGGGTGTGGGGATTGACGTGACCGTCCAGCTGGCAGAAGCTGGCGCCCAGCATGCCCTCCAGGTTGAGGTGGGGCGCCACCCGGTGAATCCCCTCGGGCGTCAGGAGCTCCGTTGGGGAACCGAGGGACTGCTGAAGCTTGACGTTTTTCTCGAGCTGGTCGAGCTGGCACTCGGAGTAGGCGATCCAGAGGTAGCCGGCGGGATCGTACTCGAGGTCGGCCTCGTACTCGAGCTCCTTCTGAAGCCGAGGAATAACTTCCATATTATATTGGGCCAGACGGCAGTTGACCTCCGTGCCGAACTGGTAGCGGAGACCGGCGGCGCTGCGGCCACTGCCCCCGGAGGAGATGTAGTCTCTCTCGAAAAGGGCGACTTTGAGCCCCTTCTTGGCGAGGTGATAGGCCGTGGAGCATCCGTGCACGCCACCACCGATGACGGCCACGTCTACGCGATTGCTGCCCATGCAGATTTTCCCCCTTTAACGCTAACGGGTACTCTCTAGATATCTATCATGATAACGAAGGTATTTTCGGATCGGGGATGAATTTTGACCGAAAAGCGGGGAAGTTCACACGGCAGGAGGACGGTCCCAGCAACCGCGCGACCGCGGGCTGGACCAGAGGGAACGCCTGTAGGCGTCGGGATTATAGGCAAATGTAGGGTTCTGCATCTGTCTGCCGCCTCCCGGGTAACCCCGACCGAAAGGCTCGGGGAAGTTAAGTTTCCTAACTAGTTGTATTCTGAAGCCTCGGGGCACATATGTCAAACATGTACTTGTTTTCTCAAATGCACACGACAACTCTTCCCGACTCGGTCCAAGCGTTGATAACGCACCTTTGAGCCCTCATGCGAGAGCAGCCCCCCTGGTGGACGCCATTGCAAAGACTATTCGAGGATTCAAGTCAGCTAAAGTCAGACTGCCATCGATCTCTCCCGGTCCGCGAGGTGAACTTCTTGCTTTCGTCAATCAACCGAAAACGCCCTCCGATCGGCAGGCAGAAACAGGGTGGAAGTCCATCGCCCCGACCAGGAGGCGCCTGGGGGGCGGAGGCGGCTCCCTCGACCCCGCGCCGACGAGGTGATTGGAACGGACCTTGAATCGGCGGATTCGGGCGCCCTCGCTCAGATTCCCCACAGAGCCGGTCCCGTTGTCCTTTCAGAATGTGCTGCCGAAGAGGCAGTGGCCCCGGGGAGCCGGGAAGCGCCGTTTCTCTCCCCTTTCCGTTGTGCAGGAAACATTTGTTCGGCCCCGGGAAAATTCCGACCACCACCGACTTGATGTTGTCGTAACCACACTCCCCGGCGGCTGACGGATCGACGCCTCTCTATTTCATGTAATTTATAAAAAAGAGGGTATAAGGCGCACGTCGACACAAAAAAGACGTGGAACTCCCGGCAACACCCTGCTTTCGTCGTTGAGCCGCACAACAAACGCAACAGAGGTGAGGTGCCTATGAATTCCACGTCCAAGTCGCATCATTGCCTGTTCAAGAAAAACCTAGCACTAAATTTAAAAATCGCGAAAAACGCCCACTCCACCATTAAAAAACTAAGAACAAAACACCATGACAAAAATCGAGGACAAGATAAAAGACTCAAGTTAATTCTTATTGACCTTATCAGCTTGAAAACAAGAAACACAAACAATTAACATCATTTTTAAAAACAAAATATTAAAAATATGTCTAAGTTAATAATTAAATTTTATTTTCCAGCATTAGGAGAGGGAAGGATAAAATTGGGCGAGCCTTCAGTCAAGGCAGGAAGACTAACCATAACTGAATTCTTAAAACCAATTTTTACGGATTCTTCTATAATTTTTAGCGTTTCTCCGTTTTGATCAACAATTTCAACTTTTATCTTCAAAAAAGGTCCTCTTGAAAGGACAACATCCCTATCTCCAGCAGCTAGCTCTAAAATATTGCCATTACCAACAGAAACTTTTAATTTTGCTATAGGCTGATATGTTTTTCCGTCTATAATACTTGATTTGTTGTCCACAAAAACCTGATGTTCTTTGCCTATATAAAAAAGAAAAACCCCTAAAAAAATAAGAAAAACGATCAATCCAGATCTATATTTATTTATTCTAGCCATAAGTTTTCTCCTTTCTAGATAACGCCACGAAGATCTTTGCGTGAGCGCTCTCTATCTTTGTATCGCTTCCATGCATGAAGCACCAAGGCTATTGCAATTATCCCATATGAAATAAACACTCGGAAATACTCGCCAAGCTGAGCTTGTCCAATTAGTTGCTTACCGGCCATAGGCGAAACGACAAACATGAGATGAAACAAAATAACTCCCAAAAAAACATTAGAAATACTGGCTTTGCTTACCGTAGCTCCTCCGATCAGCAAAGCTGCTATAGAAAACATCCCAGCTTGATCATGACTGTTGTAAGTATTAAGAGTGCCGATATTCTGCAAAAATATAACTTGGCCATAGCAAGCCAAAACAGTAGAAATAACCATAGCAATAATTCGAGTTCTTTCTACTGGAATTCCAGCTGCATCAGCAACAGCCATATCTTGGCCTACGGCTCGCATATCTTGACCTAATTTTGTCTTTCCAAACCAAATTATAAATAGACAGAACAAACCAATCACCAAATAAGTACCCCAAGGAACATTAGCTCCCAAAATTGGAACAGGAATGATTTTATCTAAAACCTGTCGCACTCCTGTCAGGCTAATGGCGTTACGAATTCCATAGCCTCGCGAAAGGAGTAACTGTGGATTACTGACGGGAATAAACCATCCCATGATATATAGCACTACAAACTGATAAATCCCGTTGACAAAAAAACCGAGGATATAAGACGTGACCATCTCTCTCCCCTTGGCCCTGTTGAGAACGGCGCCGCACATCCAACCTAATACCATGGCGATGGGAGTACCGACAAGACAGGCCAGGAGGACTCCCGGTAATCCGGCCACACCCCAATCGGTGACGAGAATAAGGCCGACTTGTCCTGCCATGGCTCCCAAAACCATACCGAAATTCAATCCCATCCCGGCCGAAATCGGGATGAGCAGAGACAGAACCAAGAAGGAATTTCGAGCCAACCTCGTCATCATTTCTTGAACGAGATAGGAAGCCGAGAACCCCGAAAGGGGAATGGCAACCATGGACAGGAAGATAAAAACAAGAGGAACTGCATTGTTGACTAAAAGACGCATAACTTTTTCGCGAGAAGTCTCCTTATTGGTCATCTCTTAACCTGCACCTTTCTCGTAAGAGCGTAAAGGATCATGCCGTTACTGACAATTATTCGAATAACCTCAGACATGTCTGTCTGCATAAGGCTGTTGATAACGGAAGGCGTCATAGTCAAGATGCCTTGAAAGAGAAAAGTTCCAACAATAACGTTTAATAGTGAAGCCTTGTTAACTGAAGCGCCTCCCAAAAGAACAGCCGCCACCGCTGGGAAAGCCATGTAAAAAGGCCCCATATAGAGCTGAATAAATCCAAAAGATTGCTGATAGACCAGAATACCTATAGCTCCCAAAACAGTAGAAAGTATTACGGAAAGAGTTCTCATTTTGTCTATATCAATACCAGAAGCACGGGCAAATTCAGGATTACTGCCAACGGCAGTCATAGCCGTCCCCACTTTGGTATGGAAGAAAGACCACACCAGAAAACACATAAAAGCAAGAAAAAGAAACATCCCAGTAGGAAAATAAAGCTTTCCAATCTGAAAAGATCCAAAATCCGACAAAATGCGAATCCAAAAATTTTCGACAGAAATAGTGGTTCGCAATCCCGTTCCCCCGTATCCCCAGACCATGACAGGACTTTTATAGGGCAACAAGAGCCAGGCCATGCACATGAGCGCAACGGAGGAAAATCCGACATAGGTCGCAATCATCATTTCGTCGCCCTTGACGTGGTTCAACAAGAGACCGTAACCCCACCCCAGGAAAATAGCCAGGACGACGGCGATAACCATAGCCAGAAGGAAACCCGAAAGCCCCGTCAGGTTAGCCTCGACGCTCGTCACCGCACCTACCAGTCCGGCAATGATTCCCAAGGGAAGGCCAAAATTCAAGCCACAACCCGACTGAATCATCGGAACTAGAGCCAACACCATGACACCGTTCATCCCTACGCGAACGAAAGTATCCGACAGAGACGTATCTACCCGCACTCTGACAAATGGAGCAATCACAAAAAGAGAAAGCAAGAAAAGGCCTATAATAACTCGAGGCCAGCCAGCAGCTTCAACAAAAGCCTTAAATCTGTTATGCACAGGGAATCACCTTCTCTTCTGCGTTTTTACCGCTACCTGACATCAACAGACCGAATTCTTCGGCAGGAGCCGATGGGCTTAAAATGCCCTCGATCTTCCCCTCGCTGACGATGGCGATGCGATCACATATGGAGCGAAGTTCTTCCAATTCAGAACTTGTCATAATGATTGTGGTGCCCTGTTCCTCATTGACTCTCCTGAGCGTATCAAGGACCAGTCTTTTAGCTCCTACATCAATTCCTCTAGTGGGCTCGGAGACAAAAAGGATCTCCGGATCGACACAAAAAGCCTTGGCCAAACAGACCTTCTGCTGATTTCCCCCAGAAAGCTCAATGGCCCTCTGACGACTTCCAGTACATCGAATCTGGAGAGAGTCAATATACTCCTCTGCACATGCCTTTATTGCAGCGTCATCGCGCCACTGCACCCATCCCCCCAGAAAGCCTTTGACATAGCGGCCGTGAACCTGCATGGCTGTAAAGGCTATATTCCAGTCTATGGGCTCCTGCAACAACAGGCCCACGCCTCGACGGTCTTCGGAAACAAAGGCCATTCCCGAGGCAAGAGCCAGTTTGGGATCGTTCAGACGAACTTTGTTACCCTTCAGGGACACCGTTCCACCTGAGGTAAAAAGACCCATAATCCCATTGGGAATTCCCAACTTGCCCTGCCCGGCCAGACCCCCGATTCCGAATATTTCGCCCTTGTGGACACAAAACGAGACATCCCTCACCGTTTCTCCTGGCATATCTACCCAAAGATGCTCCACTTCCAGAACAGGATCACCTAAATTGCGTTTAACTGATCGCCTGTCCGATGGATCTTCTACTTTACGCCCAACCATCCATTGGGCTATCTGCCGTACGGAAACGCCACATGCCGGAACATCTTGAATAATTTGCCCATCCCGCAGAACAACTACCTTATCGCATAGATCAATGACTTCCTGAAGGCGATGAGAAATAAAAATTATAGAAATACCGCGAGAAGCCAGCTTCTTTAAAGCAGATAATAAAATTTGAGCTTCAGTTTCGGTCAAAACTGCCGTAGGCTCATCTAGAATAAGCAATTTCATTTGAGTTCGATCTAATTCGCGAGCAATCTCCGTAAATTGCTTATGTCCCACAGGCATTTCACTAGTAAGCGTTTCCGGGTCCAAATCCACACCAAGAGTTTCAATAGCACGAAGAGCACGAGCCCTCATGCTAGGACGGTCCAATGTAGATATTCGCTCTCCAAAGAAATTCACCATAGGGTTGGATTTGAAGGATTCTCGATTAAGCAGAATATTCTCAGCCGCCGTAAAACCTGGAATCAGCGAGAATTCCTGGTGAACCATACCAATTCCAGCTTCTAAAGCATCAAATGGATTAGAAAAATGAATTTTAGATCCATTAAACAAAACATCTCCATCAAATCCGCCAGTCTCATGAATATCAGGCATACCGAAAATAATTTTCATTAAAGTTGACTTTCCCGCACCGTTTTCCCCGACTAGCCCAAGGATTTGTCCAGGATCTAAAGAAAAGCTCACATCAGAAAGAACTCGATTGCCAAAAAAATCTTTACCGACATGGTTCATCTGCAAAAGAGGAATTCCCGTCATGCACCCCTCACCTCGTTTTTCTTGTCAACCAATTTAAAAGTATTCTATTTTACTTCCCTGCAAGCTTTTTGTTTTATTAATTTTTAATCATATTGGATCACAAGTCTTCGCATTGTCTCAATTCTCTTTACTAGATATCGTACTCTAAAATATGATATTTTGTCTACTGTCCGTCGGAGGGTGATGCAATTCAAATAAATCAATTATTTTAAAAACAAAAACACGGCGGACTCTTTTTGTGCATTTCCCTTGGCTCCATATAGGCTACAGCCCCCCACAAGGGTTATGTTTGAGGTTTCGAGACCGCCAAACATCGTCCGAGGGAGGGCTTAACCACAGAGGCACGACACCACGAGGGACACTCGGAAGAACGTCAGAGACTCGAAGACCACCGACATCGGCGAGAGGAAACACCCTACATAACCCTACATAATAAAGATGGCAAGGAGAAGCCGAACATCGACCTTCCCCTTGCCACGTCGCTCACCGAAAAGGCTACATGTTCTTAAACTTTTCGGGAACCTCAACGGAGGTGGTATTCAGGTAACCCTTGCCGAAAATGTACGTATCCTGATAAACCAAAACAAAATTATTCATCTTGACGCTGGTCTTGGCATCGACGTAGGCGTTGCCGTTCCACTGAGCTCCCGGCGTGTACTTGGCATAGCAGTCCCAGAGGTCGTTCAGGTTGCCCAAAGTGGCCTTGCCTTCCGTGATTCTCTTGCCGTACTCGGTCAGAGCGCAAACGGTGCTCCACCCGTAGGAGAAGGCCCAAGTCCCCATGCGACCCGCTCCGCCTTCGTCGATAACCACTTTCTCGACCTTCTTCAGGATGGCGGGCCAATCTCCCTTTTCGGCCGAAAGATCGATTCCGAAAGCACCGGGATACCCCATGATGGGAGAGGGAAGGTCAGGCTCGACGAAGAGGGCTCCGTACTTGGCGACCTGCTTCAGCAGCGGCTCGGTCTGTCCGTCGTTGGTGCAGAAGAAAACCGTGTCTTTTCCGTATTTGTCGATCCAGGCCGGGACTTTCTCGAGGATGAACTGCTGAGCTCCAGCCATGCCGACGTCAGAGGTGGGATCGGGAGCCGTCTCGAAGGCAAAGGTCAATCCCAGTTCCTTGCAGGCTTCCTCCATGATGTTGCGGCGCCGCGAAAGGAGCTCGTAGCTCATGTGGCGAGGGAAAGAAATATGCACAAACGTCTTGGCGCCCAATTCCTTGGCGGAATGAATGATCAGATAGCCACGGACGATGTTATCGACACCGATGGCAAAATCAGCCGCGCCGCCAATGACGTTGGGATCTTCCTGAGGTTCACCGGCGAAGCAGAGGATATCATCGCGTTTTTCATGAATCCGGCGGAAAGCCTCCGAGGTGCCGGGGATGGCGTCGTCGACGATGACGACCTTCATTTTCGGGTCATCGGCAAAAGACGTGATCTGAGTGATCGTGGTCTCCATTTCCGACATGAAATTGTCCGGCATGGTGACGTGCTTGATCATGCCTCCATTGGCGACATCCCCGTACTCCTGCAGCATGCGCTCCGCCCCGCGCAAGGTATCCTCTGCCTGCGACACCGTCAACGTAGCGATCCCGATGTGGAATGCCGGTTCCTCCGCGAAAGCACATGAAGCCAGAAGCAAGAATAGCATCCCACCAAGCAACAGTGCTGCCCAACGCCTCATCATAGCCCTACACCTCCGACGCTTAAGATTG
The DNA window shown above is from Aminithiophilus ramosus and carries:
- a CDS encoding (2Fe-2S)-binding protein, with protein sequence MELIKQHPILEFSHAQEVSFSFDGKELKGFEGEPIAAALHANGVRIYRVTPERKEPRGFFCAIGKCSSCFMVVDGVPNVRTCVTPLKAGMKVETQHGRGVVALAEE
- a CDS encoding NAD(P)/FAD-dependent oxidoreductase produces the protein MGSNRVDVAVIGGGVHGCSTAYHLAKKGLKVALFERDYISSGGSGRSAAGLRYQFGTEVNCRLAQYNMEVIPRLQKELEYEADLEYDPAGYLWIAYSECQLDQLEKNVKLQQSLGSPTELLTPEGIHRVAPHLNLEGMLGASFCQLDGHVNPHTLCFAYADAAKRLGAAIHKKTSVTGIIMKNGRAAGVHTSQGDWEADSVVCCAGPWSVDVGRWVGLEVPIEPERHQILITEPVERMRHPMTLCLDDGSYWKQCPNGTFMFGWGNPEEAKDTSYESGWPFLEEVTTRVIAKMPILSGVRIVRQWTGPYDNTPDFQAIVGPTPVEGFYLDCGWSGHGLQFGPSVGRIMAEFVNGEKPFIDVHRFRFTRFEENDLFFEPACI
- a CDS encoding DUF6672 family protein yields the protein MARINKYRSGLIVFLIFLGVFLFYIGKEHQVFVDNKSSIIDGKTYQPIAKLKVSVGNGNILELAAGDRDVVLSRGPFLKIKVEIVDQNGETLKIIEESVKIGFKNSVMVSLPALTEGSPNFILPSPNAGK
- a CDS encoding ABC transporter permease, which produces MTNKETSREKVMRLLVNNAVPLVFIFLSMVAIPLSGFSASYLVQEMMTRLARNSFLVLSLLIPISAGMGLNFGMVLGAMAGQVGLILVTDWGVAGLPGVLLACLVGTPIAMVLGWMCGAVLNRAKGREMVTSYILGFFVNGIYQFVVLYIMGWFIPVSNPQLLLSRGYGIRNAISLTGVRQVLDKIIPVPILGANVPWGTYLVIGLFCLFIIWFGKTKLGQDMRAVGQDMAVADAAGIPVERTRIIAMVISTVLACYGQVIFLQNIGTLNTYNSHDQAGMFSIAALLIGGATVSKASISNVFLGVILFHLMFVVSPMAGKQLIGQAQLGEYFRVFISYGIIAIALVLHAWKRYKDRERSRKDLRGVI
- a CDS encoding ABC transporter permease subunit, with the translated sequence MNGVMVLALVPMIQSGCGLNFGLPLGIIAGLVGAVTSVEANLTGLSGFLLAMVIAVVLAIFLGWGYGLLLNHVKGDEMMIATYVGFSSVALMCMAWLLLPYKSPVMVWGYGGTGLRTTISVENFWIRILSDFGSFQIGKLYFPTGMFLFLAFMCFLVWSFFHTKVGTAMTAVGSNPEFARASGIDIDKMRTLSVILSTVLGAIGILVYQQSFGFIQLYMGPFYMAFPAVAAVLLGGASVNKASLLNVIVGTFLFQGILTMTPSVINSLMQTDMSEVIRIIVSNGMILYALTRKVQVKR
- a CDS encoding sugar ABC transporter ATP-binding protein, producing MTGIPLLQMNHVGKDFFGNRVLSDVSFSLDPGQILGLVGENGAGKSTLMKIIFGMPDIHETGGFDGDVLFNGSKIHFSNPFDALEAGIGMVHQEFSLIPGFTAAENILLNRESFKSNPMVNFFGERISTLDRPSMRARALRAIETLGVDLDPETLTSEMPVGHKQFTEIARELDRTQMKLLILDEPTAVLTETEAQILLSALKKLASRGISIIFISHRLQEVIDLCDKVVVLRDGQIIQDVPACGVSVRQIAQWMVGRKVEDPSDRRSVKRNLGDPVLEVEHLWVDMPGETVRDVSFCVHKGEIFGIGGLAGQGKLGIPNGIMGLFTSGGTVSLKGNKVRLNDPKLALASGMAFVSEDRRGVGLLLQEPIDWNIAFTAMQVHGRYVKGFLGGWVQWRDDAAIKACAEEYIDSLQIRCTGSRQRAIELSGGNQQKVCLAKAFCVDPEILFVSEPTRGIDVGAKRLVLDTLRRVNEEQGTTIIMTSSELEELRSICDRIAIVSEGKIEGILSPSAPAEEFGLLMSGSGKNAEEKVIPCA
- a CDS encoding DUF3798 domain-containing protein, with amino-acid sequence MRRWAALLLGGMLFLLLASCAFAEEPAFHIGIATLTVSQAEDTLRGAERMLQEYGDVANGGMIKHVTMPDNFMSEMETTITQITSFADDPKMKVVIVDDAIPGTSEAFRRIHEKRDDILCFAGEPQEDPNVIGGAADFAIGVDNIVRGYLIIHSAKELGAKTFVHISFPRHMSYELLSRRRNIMEEACKELGLTFAFETAPDPTSDVGMAGAQQFILEKVPAWIDKYGKDTVFFCTNDGQTEPLLKQVAKYGALFVEPDLPSPIMGYPGAFGIDLSAEKGDWPAILKKVEKVVIDEGGAGRMGTWAFSYGWSTVCALTEYGKRITEGKATLGNLNDLWDCYAKYTPGAQWNGNAYVDAKTSVKMNNFVLVYQDTYIFGKGYLNTTSVEVPEKFKNM